One genomic region from Mangifera indica cultivar Alphonso chromosome 17, CATAS_Mindica_2.1, whole genome shotgun sequence encodes:
- the LOC123200343 gene encoding protein tesmin/TSO1-like CXC 5 — translation MGEGEGGEFPPKKVQSDTQGGAGDFPTKKLARQLDFTAGFGTVVLPEHPQPQAVTPITQPQPETVAPPVPPSTLTTQPAVRVVRPESPKSRPRPNVDVKESTPKKQKQCNCKHSRCLKLYCECFASGIYCDGCNCVNCHNNVGNEAARREAVDATLERNPNAFRPKIASSPHGTQDSREETGEVLMLGKHNKGCHCKKSGCLKKYCECFQANILCSENCKCMDCKNFEGSEERQALFHGDHSNNMVYIQQAANAAITGAIGSSGYASPPVAKKRKGQDLFFESTAKDLSMHRLGHFQQANHIRASVSSTLSSIPVTRAGNTAAIGPSKITYRSLLADIIQPQDLKELCSVLVVVSEEGAKALEDQRDATEKQAEDQTSTRFAASTQDRIKTEKDSDVGRTVTDDCSSANQADKVGPEDSNSDSADMLKGRPMSPGTLALMCDEQDTTFMGASSPSRLAGHGCNSSTQLCYGQGITEVYAEQERIVLMKFRDCLNRLITFGEIKETKYSLARTDLGNQKDAPSNGIPNGRTETGNHQASVNNGVPKSFGPPTAKTSQMVTTKVATSNHDLPRIAVLPGDNDTKTKTENKM, via the exons atggGGGAGGGTGAGGGAGGCGAATTCCCTCCAAAAAAAGTGCAATCGGATACGCAAGGCGGCGCCGGTGATTTTCCGACAAAGAAGCTCGCTAGACAGCTCGATTTCACCGCCGGTTTTGGAACTGTGGTTTTGCCTGAGCATCCACAGCCGCAAGCCGTGACGCCGATTACTCAACCGCAGCCGGAAACTGTTGCGCCACCTGTGCCACCTTCCACGCTTACCACTCAGCCAGCAGTGAGGGTTGT AAGACCCGAATCCCCAAAATCAAGACCAAGACCCAATGTTGATGTCAAAGAGAGTACTCCAAAGAAGCAAAAGCAGTGTAACTGTAAACATTCACGTTGCTTGAAGTT GTACTGTGAGTGCTTTGCCTCTGGAATTTATTGTGATGGATGCAATTGTGTAAATTGTCATAATAATGTTGGAAATGAAGCTGCTAGGCGAGAAGCTGTTGATGCCACTTTAGAGCGTAATCCAAATGCATTCAGGCCAAAAATAGCTAGCAGCCCACATGGAACACAGGATAGTAGG GAGGAAACAGGGGAAGTTTTAATGCTGGGAAAGCACAACAAGGGATGCCACTGCAAGAAATCAGGGTGTCTTAAAAAGTACTGTGAATGCTTTCAAGCTAACATTCTCTGCTCTGAAAACTGTAAATGTATGGACTGCAAGAACTTTGAAGGAAGTGAAGAGAGACAAGCTCTCTTTCATGGAGATCATTCCAACAACATGGTGTACATTCAGCAGGCAGCAAATGCTGCCATAACTGGGGCTATTGGTTCGTCTGGCTATGCATCTCCACCTGTagctaaaaagagaaaaggccAGGATCTCTTCTTTGAGTCAACAGCCAAGGATCTATCAATGCACAGGCTTGGACATTTTCAACAG gCAAACCATATTCGAGCATCTGTGTCCTCAACCTTATCTTCTATTCCTGTCACCCGTGCTGGTAACACTGCAGCAATAGGCCCATCGAAAATTACATATAG GTCTCTCTTAGCAGACATTATCCAACCACAGGATTTGAAGGAACTTTGCTCAGTTTTGGTGGTTGTATCAGAAGAAGGTGCAAAGGCACTTGAAG ACCAAAGAGATGCAACAGAAAAGCAGGCTGAAGATCAAACATCAACTCGCTTCGCTGCATCAACTCAAGACAGGATAAAAACCGAGAAAGATTCAGATGTTGGGAGAACTGTGACTGATGATTGTTCAAGTGCAAACCAGGCTGATAAAGTTGGCCCAGAAGATTCCAATTCAGATAGTGCTGATATGCTGAAGGGAAGGCCAATGTCTCCAGGAACTCTGGCATTAATGTGTGATGAACAAGATACAACATTCATGGGAGCCTCTTCTCCTAGTCGGCTAGCTGGACATGGCTGCAACTCATCTACACAGTTGTGTTATGGACAAGGCATAACTGAGGTTTATGCAGAGCAGGAAAGGATTGTTTTAATGAAGTTTCGTGATTGTCTTAATAGGCTTATCACCTTTGGCGAAATAAAAG AAACAAAGTACTCATTAGCCAGAACTGATTTAGGGAATCAAAAAGATGCTCCGAGCAATGGCATACCAAATGGAAGAACAGAAACGGGGAATCATCAGGCATCTGTCAACAATGGTGTTCCAAAATCATTTGGTCCACCTACAGCCAAAACATCTCAGATGGTTACTACCAAAGTTGCCACCTCAAATCACGATTTACCGAGGATTGCAGTTCTTCCTGGAGATAATGATACTAAAACTAAGACAGAAAACAAGATGTAA